In one window of Labilithrix sp. DNA:
- a CDS encoding VOC family protein, whose amino-acid sequence MTPASRLMLDHISIGVASLSKAGAFYDAVLAPLGYVRVLTHERALGWNTPGTKDEAFATLAAGTDVRAPGPGCHVAFAAPSREAVHAFHAAALAAGATDEGAPGSRPLYGDGYYAAFVRDLDGYRIEAVFHE is encoded by the coding sequence ATGACACCCGCTTCGAGGCTCATGCTGGACCACATCTCGATCGGCGTCGCCTCTCTCTCGAAGGCCGGTGCCTTCTATGACGCCGTGCTCGCCCCCCTCGGCTACGTGCGCGTTTTGACGCACGAGCGAGCTCTTGGCTGGAACACCCCGGGGACGAAGGACGAGGCGTTCGCGACGCTGGCCGCTGGAACAGACGTGAGGGCGCCCGGACCAGGTTGCCATGTCGCCTTCGCGGCGCCGAGCCGAGAGGCCGTGCACGCGTTCCACGCGGCAGCGCTGGCAGCGGGGGCAACCGACGAGGGCGCTCCGGGCTCGCGTCCGCTCTACGGTGACGGGTACTACGCCGCGTTCGTGCGCGACCTCGACGGATATCGCATCGAGGCCGTGTTCCACGAGTAG